One Fontisphaera persica DNA window includes the following coding sequences:
- a CDS encoding UDP-glucose--hexose-1-phosphate uridylyltransferase: MHFNPEQHPHRRLNLLTGEWVLVSPHRTQRPWQGQQEARVPEQRPAYDPQCYLCPGNRRAGDAINPAYTHTFVFRNDFSALLPDTPPAGGMDQGLLRCEPVQGECRVICFSPRHDLTLPEMELADIRQVVELWAEQATELGTRYPWVQIFENKGAMMGCSNPHPHGQIWASSFLPRLPQQEDAAQRDFAQRAGRPLLVDYCAVELAEERRIIEANAHWVLLVPYWAVWPFELLLLPRRHVLRLPDLTPAERQSLAEILQRGLSRYDNLFQTSFPYSMGWHGAPFADGDYSHWQLHAHFYPPLLRSATIKKFMVGYEMLAEPQRDLTPEQAAARLREQSPVHYRRQF, translated from the coding sequence ATGCACTTTAATCCCGAGCAACACCCCCACCGGCGGCTTAACCTCCTCACCGGCGAATGGGTGCTGGTTTCCCCTCACCGCACTCAACGCCCCTGGCAGGGCCAGCAGGAAGCCCGGGTGCCTGAGCAGCGCCCCGCCTACGATCCCCAATGTTACCTGTGCCCCGGCAACCGGCGCGCGGGTGACGCCATCAATCCGGCCTATACCCATACGTTCGTCTTCCGCAACGATTTTTCCGCGCTGTTGCCGGACACCCCGCCTGCCGGGGGGATGGACCAGGGGTTGCTGCGCTGTGAACCTGTCCAGGGCGAATGCCGGGTCATCTGTTTCTCCCCCCGCCATGATCTCACGCTGCCCGAAATGGAGCTGGCCGACATCCGTCAGGTGGTTGAACTCTGGGCGGAGCAGGCCACGGAATTGGGTACACGCTATCCGTGGGTGCAAATTTTTGAAAACAAAGGCGCCATGATGGGCTGCTCCAATCCCCATCCTCATGGCCAAATCTGGGCCAGCAGTTTCCTGCCCCGACTGCCCCAACAGGAAGACGCAGCGCAACGGGACTTTGCTCAACGCGCGGGACGTCCGCTGCTGGTGGATTACTGTGCCGTTGAGCTGGCCGAGGAGCGGCGCATCATTGAAGCCAATGCCCACTGGGTATTGCTCGTGCCTTACTGGGCGGTCTGGCCCTTTGAACTGCTGCTGCTGCCGCGCCGGCATGTGTTGCGGCTGCCAGATTTGACCCCGGCAGAACGGCAGAGCCTCGCAGAAATACTCCAACGCGGCCTGTCCCGCTACGACAACCTTTTCCAAACCAGCTTCCCCTACTCCATGGGATGGCACGGCGCGCCCTTTGCCGACGGCGATTACAGCCACTGGCAGTTACATGCGCATTTCTACCCGCCCTTGTTGCGCTCGGCCACCATCAAAAAATTCATGGTGGGTTACGAAATGCTGGCCGAACCGCAACGAGATTTAACCCCCGAACAGGCGGCAGCCCGCCTGCGCGAGCAGTCGCCCGTGCATTATCGCCGCCAGTTCTAA
- the smpB gene encoding SsrA-binding protein SmpB — translation MSIILTNPTARRDYHILETVEAGLVLRGTEAKSLRAGRGQIRDAFARIENGEAWLYNAHIDEYSFGNRHNHDPKARRKLLLHKSEIRKLAQHAAVKGHALIPLDLHWKKNRVKVTLALGKGKVQYDKREDLKRREDERQARRAVMQRLKNRS, via the coding sequence ATGTCCATCATCCTGACCAATCCGACTGCGCGCAGGGATTACCACATCCTCGAGACCGTTGAGGCGGGGCTGGTGTTGCGCGGGACTGAGGCCAAGTCATTGCGCGCGGGGAGAGGGCAAATCCGCGATGCGTTTGCGCGCATTGAGAACGGGGAGGCCTGGCTGTATAACGCCCACATAGACGAGTACTCTTTTGGCAACCGCCATAATCACGACCCGAAAGCGCGGCGCAAATTGTTGTTGCACAAATCCGAAATTCGCAAGCTCGCCCAGCATGCCGCCGTGAAGGGGCATGCGCTCATTCCGCTGGACCTTCATTGGAAGAAAAACCGGGTCAAAGTCACGTTGGCCCTGGGCAAGGGGAAGGTGCAGTACGACAAGCGCGAAGATTTGAAGCGTCGGGAGGACGAGCGGCAAGCCCGCCGGGCGGTGATGCAGCGGTTGAAGAACCGGTCCTAA
- a CDS encoding DNA-directed RNA polymerase subunit omega: MNLELFKKALEKVKNPNILVNVVSKRVRQLNSVGAASRPLVSDTANLSPVDIALREIIEDKLSYDLPLSTEVLVGSGASTPPATGTGRRRRKS, encoded by the coding sequence ATGAATCTGGAACTTTTCAAAAAGGCTTTGGAAAAGGTTAAGAATCCGAACATTTTGGTCAATGTGGTCTCCAAGCGGGTGAGGCAGCTCAACTCCGTGGGAGCGGCAAGCCGCCCGCTGGTTTCTGATACTGCCAACTTAAGCCCGGTGGATATTGCCTTGCGGGAAATCATCGAAGACAAACTGAGTTACGATCTGCCGCTTTCCACGGAAGTGTTGGTGGGCAGCGGGGCATCCACGCCGCCCGCCACGGGTACGGGCCGACGGCGGCGAAAGAGTTGA
- the galK gene encoding galactokinase, with protein MSLDHLVQKTKQQFTVKFNQAPRWLAAAPGRVNVIGEHTDYNDGFVLPMAIENCTLAAAAPASNGAMRLRLCSGEKPEMVEIPLNGKVARGEPAWANYVRGVIAGFQDLGIQLPALDIFIESDVPLGGGLSSSASLEVATATLLEVVTSRQLDPVQKALLCQKAEHEYAGMPCGIMDQFISVMGKAGHLLLLDCRSRQTELVPMNDPKLSFLIVNTNVKHELTGGGYARRREQCYEAARVLGVPMLRDATLAQLEAAKDRLDPVVYRRARHVIGEIERTTQAAREIKAGNWAVVGQLMYASHDSLRDDYEVSCPELDTVVELARNIGPSGGVIGCRMTGGGFGGCAVALVEAARVEQLTRQITQGYVKRTGIQPSCFVSRPANGARVIAS; from the coding sequence ATGTCGCTTGATCATTTGGTTCAGAAAACAAAGCAACAGTTCACCGTCAAATTCAACCAGGCGCCCCGCTGGCTGGCTGCCGCGCCTGGCCGCGTCAACGTGATTGGGGAGCACACGGACTACAACGACGGGTTTGTGCTGCCCATGGCCATTGAAAACTGCACGCTGGCCGCCGCGGCGCCGGCCTCCAACGGCGCCATGCGCCTGCGCCTTTGCAGTGGGGAAAAACCGGAGATGGTGGAAATCCCGCTCAACGGCAAGGTGGCCAGAGGCGAACCCGCCTGGGCCAATTACGTGCGCGGTGTCATTGCCGGCTTCCAGGATTTGGGCATCCAACTTCCGGCCCTCGACATTTTTATTGAAAGCGACGTGCCCCTCGGCGGTGGTCTGAGCAGCAGCGCCTCCCTGGAGGTGGCCACCGCGACCTTGCTGGAAGTCGTGACGAGCCGTCAACTCGACCCTGTGCAGAAGGCGCTGCTTTGCCAGAAAGCCGAGCATGAGTATGCCGGGATGCCCTGCGGCATCATGGATCAGTTCATTTCCGTCATGGGCAAGGCTGGGCATCTGCTCCTGCTCGACTGCCGCTCACGCCAAACCGAGCTGGTGCCCATGAACGATCCCAAACTGTCCTTCCTCATTGTCAACACCAACGTCAAACATGAACTGACCGGCGGCGGATACGCCAGACGCCGCGAGCAATGCTACGAAGCCGCCCGCGTACTGGGCGTACCCATGCTACGCGATGCCACCCTGGCCCAATTGGAGGCCGCCAAAGACCGCCTGGACCCGGTGGTGTACCGCCGCGCACGCCATGTCATTGGCGAAATTGAACGCACCACCCAGGCGGCGCGTGAAATCAAGGCAGGCAACTGGGCAGTGGTGGGCCAATTAATGTACGCCAGCCACGATTCATTGCGGGACGATTACGAAGTGAGCTGCCCGGAATTGGACACCGTCGTGGAATTGGCGCGGAATATAGGCCCATCCGGCGGCGTCATCGGTTGCCGGATGACCGGGGGTGGATTCGGCGGGTGCGCCGTGGCATTGGTGGAAGCCGCCCGGGTGGAACAACTAACCCGCCAAATCACCCAAGGCTATGTCAAACGCACCGGCATCCAGCCTTCCTGCTTCGTTTCCCGACCGGCGAATGGAGCGCGGGTGATAGCCTCCTGA
- a CDS encoding protein arginine kinase: MKLQEFLSPAPESARRRGPQDRIVSSSRVRLARNLQGIPFPHHAKKPDCIQALEMIQPAVLSLPSMTGAFAETMEELTALEKQILVERHLISREHASKGAGSGLVLGRDETIAVMINEEDHLRMQALLPGLQLQKAWEMIDHFDSALEEHLDYAFDRKLGYLTACPTNLGTGIRVSAMLHLPGLVLNEQIGQIIQSVNKLGLAVRGLYGEGTEALGNVFQVSNQMTLGEDEPRILARLEKVIAQIIMHEENARAVLMEKKQKVVLNHIGRAYGILANAHSISSKETMNLLSLLKLGMDLGLFPGTDRALVDEMFLVTQPGHLQQRHSEKLSAEERDIVRADMLRDSLAGVKRPLSKPPPPTTGAA, from the coding sequence ATGAAGCTGCAGGAGTTCCTCAGTCCGGCACCGGAATCCGCCCGCCGTCGCGGGCCGCAGGATCGCATCGTTTCCTCCAGCCGGGTGCGGCTGGCCCGTAATTTGCAGGGGATTCCTTTTCCCCATCACGCCAAGAAACCGGACTGCATTCAGGCGCTGGAGATGATCCAGCCGGCTGTGTTGTCATTGCCTTCGATGACGGGGGCTTTTGCGGAAACCATGGAGGAGCTGACCGCCCTGGAAAAACAGATACTGGTGGAACGTCACCTGATAAGCCGCGAGCATGCCTCCAAAGGCGCGGGCAGCGGCCTGGTTCTGGGTCGCGATGAAACCATTGCGGTGATGATCAACGAGGAGGATCACCTGCGCATGCAGGCTTTGCTGCCGGGGTTGCAACTTCAGAAGGCGTGGGAGATGATTGATCATTTTGACTCCGCCCTGGAGGAACATTTGGATTATGCCTTTGACCGCAAGCTGGGTTACCTCACGGCGTGCCCGACCAATTTGGGCACGGGCATCCGCGTCAGCGCCATGTTGCATTTGCCGGGGCTGGTATTGAATGAGCAAATTGGCCAGATCATTCAATCAGTCAACAAACTCGGGCTGGCTGTTCGGGGATTGTACGGAGAGGGCACAGAGGCGCTGGGCAATGTGTTTCAGGTTTCCAACCAGATGACGTTGGGGGAGGATGAACCCCGGATTCTGGCCCGGCTGGAGAAGGTGATTGCCCAAATCATCATGCACGAGGAAAATGCCCGGGCCGTGCTCATGGAAAAGAAACAAAAGGTGGTGCTCAACCATATTGGACGGGCCTACGGCATTTTGGCGAATGCCCACAGCATTTCTTCCAAGGAAACCATGAATTTGCTTTCCTTGCTGAAGCTGGGCATGGATTTGGGGCTGTTTCCGGGGACGGACCGGGCCTTGGTGGATGAAATGTTCCTGGTCACCCAGCCGGGGCATTTGCAACAACGGCATTCAGAGAAATTGAGCGCGGAAGAGCGGGATATTGTGCGGGCGGACATGCTGCGGGACAGCCTGGCCGGGGTGAAACGCCCCTTGAGCAAGCCGCCTCCGCCGACGACGGGCGCCGCGTAG
- a CDS encoding tyrosine-type recombinase/integrase, whose amino-acid sequence MKISEGFPKLLEEGGVTAKIYKGVIKGKYDLFTLAYYQDGRFTKENFGNLDDAIARGKQVVRSLKSGEFDATVMTSQDCKAYLASLENLKPTGVSLESATKEYAAAFAILGGVPVLEAARYYAKRHEEKISPKTVQDVVTEFLAAKEAGMATRIKGKGKTVSERYLYDLRKKLEKVAGHFNGHLISLVTADEINRFVHEIRGVKGRPTDKKDAPAPKPVSGRTKNNYLQAINVLLEFAKKQKYVPRDFAVMDEVDQAEEDEFDIEIFTAEEITRILAAVRPEALPALALGAFAGIRTAEVCRLDWAEVNLESKLIEIKKGKAKTRSRRLVPIADNLALFLKDVAQKSGPVWPHSEPLLFDVMREASRESGVPWKHNALRHSFISYRVAKNKNVNEVAMEAGNSPDMIFKHYRELVTEKAADAWFGVTPAAVKAARAKLDKEKAEAARKAEAERLAKVVPLPKTAAA is encoded by the coding sequence ATGAAAATTTCCGAAGGTTTTCCAAAGCTGCTCGAAGAGGGGGGTGTCACCGCAAAGATCTACAAGGGTGTCATCAAAGGAAAATACGACCTTTTCACGCTCGCCTATTACCAGGACGGGAGGTTCACCAAAGAGAACTTCGGCAACCTCGATGATGCCATCGCACGGGGCAAGCAGGTCGTCCGCAGTCTGAAGAGCGGCGAGTTCGACGCCACGGTGATGACCAGCCAGGACTGCAAGGCTTACCTCGCCTCCCTGGAGAACCTGAAGCCTACCGGCGTGAGCCTGGAGTCCGCCACCAAGGAGTATGCCGCCGCGTTCGCCATTCTCGGCGGCGTGCCGGTGCTCGAAGCCGCCCGCTACTACGCCAAACGCCATGAGGAGAAGATTTCACCCAAGACGGTCCAGGATGTGGTGACGGAGTTCCTGGCCGCCAAGGAAGCGGGCATGGCCACGCGCATCAAGGGCAAGGGCAAGACGGTGAGCGAGCGCTACCTGTATGACCTGCGCAAGAAGCTGGAAAAGGTGGCCGGGCATTTCAACGGGCACCTCATCAGCCTGGTGACGGCCGATGAGATCAACCGGTTCGTGCATGAGATTCGGGGTGTGAAAGGGCGCCCGACGGACAAGAAGGACGCCCCGGCCCCGAAACCGGTCAGCGGGCGGACCAAGAACAATTACTTGCAAGCCATCAACGTGCTGCTGGAGTTTGCGAAAAAGCAGAAGTATGTGCCGCGCGATTTCGCGGTCATGGATGAAGTGGACCAGGCGGAGGAGGACGAGTTCGACATCGAGATTTTCACGGCGGAAGAGATCACCAGGATTCTGGCCGCGGTGAGGCCGGAAGCGCTGCCGGCGCTGGCCCTTGGGGCGTTTGCGGGCATCCGCACGGCGGAAGTCTGCCGGCTGGACTGGGCGGAAGTGAACCTGGAAAGCAAGCTGATCGAGATCAAGAAGGGCAAGGCGAAGACGCGGTCGCGCCGGCTGGTGCCGATTGCGGACAACCTGGCGCTATTCCTGAAGGACGTGGCGCAGAAGTCCGGCCCGGTGTGGCCGCACTCGGAACCGTTGCTGTTCGATGTGATGCGGGAGGCGAGCCGGGAAAGCGGGGTGCCGTGGAAACACAACGCGCTGCGGCATTCGTTTATTTCCTACCGGGTGGCCAAGAACAAGAATGTGAACGAGGTCGCCATGGAAGCGGGGAACAGTCCGGACATGATCTTCAAGCACTACCGCGAGCTGGTGACGGAGAAAGCGGCAGATGCGTGGTTTGGGGTGACCCCGGCAGCGGTGAAGGCGGCCAGGGCGAAGCTGGATAAGGAAAAGGCTGAGGCGGCACGAAAGGCTGAGGCCGAGCGGTTGGCGAAAGTGGTGCCTTTGCCCAAGACGGCGGCGGCGTGA
- a CDS encoding YifB family Mg chelatase-like AAA ATPase — protein sequence MLAKVFSAAVQGIDAYPVEVEVNDGYGDMMNIVIVGLPDAAVKESRDRVITALENSGFRLSLGKVTVNLAPADIKKEGPSFDLPIAVGMLAASSQIQMAQPEAYMMVGELALDGTVRPVKGVLPIAFCARQAGKMALLTPPENAAEAAVVQGLQVIPVRNLREATSFLEGQAAIAPVQLDVARLFEQTHDEELDMADVKGQESVKRALEIAAAGGHNILLIGPPGTGKSMLAKRLPGILPPLTLEEALETTKIHSIVGLLRPGQALVTTRPFRNPHHTASDAGLLGGNINPTPGEISLAHHGVLFLDELPEFKRSVLETMRQPMEEGRVTISRAAGTMTFPAQFMLVAAMNPTPDGKMPGESRCSPREIQNYLGRISGPLLDRIDLHVEVPQVKFREITAARPGETSATIRARVMAARRRQLERFQGRGITCNARMSSRDLKKHCVLDEATLELLKQAMNQMNLSARAYDRILKVGRTIADLEGAEQLAWHHVSEAINYRNLDRQLWG from the coding sequence ATGCTGGCCAAGGTTTTTTCGGCGGCGGTACAGGGCATTGACGCTTATCCGGTTGAGGTTGAGGTCAATGATGGGTATGGCGACATGATGAACATTGTCATCGTGGGGCTGCCCGATGCTGCCGTGAAAGAGTCGCGCGACCGCGTGATTACCGCCTTGGAGAATTCAGGTTTTCGGCTTTCGCTGGGCAAAGTGACGGTCAATTTGGCGCCTGCCGACATTAAAAAGGAAGGCCCCAGTTTTGATTTGCCGATTGCGGTGGGGATGCTGGCGGCCAGCAGCCAGATTCAGATGGCCCAGCCTGAGGCCTACATGATGGTGGGGGAGCTGGCATTGGATGGCACAGTGAGGCCAGTCAAGGGAGTGCTGCCGATTGCCTTTTGCGCACGGCAGGCGGGCAAGATGGCGCTGTTAACCCCGCCGGAAAATGCCGCTGAAGCCGCCGTGGTGCAGGGTCTGCAGGTCATTCCCGTCCGTAATTTGCGGGAGGCGACTTCCTTTCTTGAGGGACAGGCGGCCATTGCGCCTGTGCAACTGGACGTGGCCAGGCTTTTTGAGCAAACGCATGATGAGGAATTGGACATGGCCGACGTCAAGGGACAGGAGTCGGTCAAGCGCGCCCTGGAAATTGCGGCGGCGGGCGGGCACAACATCTTGCTCATCGGGCCGCCCGGGACAGGCAAATCCATGCTTGCCAAACGGCTGCCGGGCATCCTTCCGCCACTGACTTTGGAGGAAGCCCTGGAAACAACCAAGATTCACAGCATTGTGGGATTGTTGCGTCCGGGACAGGCTCTGGTGACCACGCGGCCGTTTCGTAACCCCCACCATACAGCCAGCGATGCCGGTCTTTTGGGCGGCAATATCAACCCCACGCCCGGGGAAATTTCCCTGGCGCACCATGGGGTGCTGTTTCTGGATGAACTGCCCGAGTTCAAGCGCAGCGTGCTGGAGACCATGCGCCAGCCCATGGAGGAAGGGCGGGTGACGATTTCACGGGCCGCCGGAACGATGACCTTTCCGGCGCAATTCATGTTGGTGGCGGCCATGAATCCCACACCCGATGGGAAGATGCCGGGGGAATCGCGTTGCAGCCCGCGGGAAATCCAGAATTATCTGGGGCGCATCTCCGGGCCACTGTTGGACCGTATTGATTTGCACGTTGAAGTGCCGCAGGTCAAATTCCGGGAAATCACGGCGGCGCGTCCCGGCGAGACTTCGGCAACCATCCGTGCGCGGGTGATGGCGGCGCGGCGGCGGCAGCTTGAGCGATTTCAGGGCCGGGGCATCACTTGCAATGCGCGGATGTCATCGCGTGATTTGAAGAAGCATTGCGTTCTGGACGAAGCCACCTTGGAGCTGTTGAAGCAGGCCATGAATCAAATGAATTTAAGCGCGCGGGCTTATGACCGGATTTTGAAGGTGGGGCGGACGATTGCCGATTTGGAAGGGGCCGAGCAATTGGCGTGGCATCACGTATCGGAAGCGATCAATTATCGCAACTTGGATCGCCAGTTGTGGGGGTAG
- a CDS encoding sugar phosphate isomerase/epimerase family protein: protein MKFGINTFLYTFPFTNQSTKLFKKFKKWGFDAVEIAVDEPANIDPAHIKRELEKAGIECCSLCACMGPGRDFRGSEADQQGAMTYLKALVDQAVAIGTNRVIGPVYSVVGRTGPFEQAEYKAQWQLVVKNLKELCRYAQSKGVMICMEPLNRFETNFINTVDQALKMVKAVGSPALKLHLDTFHMNIEEKFQGQAIRKAGALLGHVHACGSDRGTPGNDHIDWQDIAKALKAVKYDGPVVIESFTQDVKIIAAAAAIWRKIEPSREEIAIKGLQFLKKTLK from the coding sequence ATGAAATTCGGCATCAATACTTTTTTGTACACGTTTCCATTCACCAATCAGAGCACCAAACTGTTCAAGAAGTTCAAAAAATGGGGCTTCGACGCGGTGGAGATTGCGGTGGACGAGCCGGCCAACATAGACCCGGCGCACATCAAGCGCGAGCTCGAAAAAGCGGGTATTGAGTGCTGTTCTCTGTGTGCCTGCATGGGGCCGGGGCGCGATTTTCGGGGGAGCGAAGCGGACCAGCAGGGGGCGATGACTTATCTGAAAGCGCTGGTGGATCAGGCGGTGGCCATTGGTACCAACCGCGTCATTGGCCCGGTGTATTCGGTGGTGGGCCGCACCGGTCCGTTTGAGCAGGCTGAGTACAAGGCGCAGTGGCAGTTGGTGGTGAAGAATTTGAAGGAACTGTGCCGCTACGCCCAGAGCAAGGGGGTCATGATTTGCATGGAGCCGCTGAACCGGTTTGAGACTAATTTCATCAACACGGTGGATCAGGCCCTCAAGATGGTCAAAGCAGTGGGCAGCCCGGCGTTGAAACTGCACCTGGATACCTTCCACATGAACATCGAGGAGAAGTTCCAAGGGCAGGCCATACGCAAGGCCGGCGCCTTGCTGGGGCATGTGCACGCCTGCGGCAGCGACCGCGGAACGCCCGGCAATGACCACATTGACTGGCAGGACATCGCCAAGGCATTGAAGGCGGTGAAATACGATGGCCCGGTGGTCATTGAATCCTTCACCCAGGACGTCAAGATTATTGCGGCGGCGGCAGCCATCTGGCGTAAAATTGAGCCCAGCCGCGAGGAAATCGCCATCAAGGGCCTCCAATTTCTCAAGAAGACGCTGAAGTAA
- the ilvE gene encoding branched-chain-amino-acid transaminase yields the protein MKVYIDGKYYSEKDAKISVFDHGLLYGDGVFEGIRAYHGRVFKLKEHIERLYWSAKAILLDIPLTPAEMTEAVLATCRKNNCRDGYIRLVVTRGVGTLGLNPNRCKRPSVIIIAGKIQLYPPELYEEGMAIVTVPTTRNLVNAVNPAIKSLNYLNNILAKIEANNAGVEEAIMLNQEGFVAECTGDNIFIVRQGHLYTPPLSAGALYGITRNTVLDLARERGLPTSEINLTRYDLYIADECFLTGTGAEIIPVTRIDGRVIGQGKPGPVTRDLIQRYHALTRVSGEPI from the coding sequence ATGAAAGTTTATATTGATGGGAAATATTACAGTGAGAAGGACGCCAAGATCAGCGTCTTTGATCATGGCTTGTTGTATGGCGACGGGGTTTTCGAGGGCATTCGGGCTTATCATGGCCGGGTGTTCAAATTGAAGGAGCATATCGAGCGCCTCTATTGGTCGGCCAAGGCGATTTTGCTGGACATTCCCCTGACGCCGGCCGAGATGACCGAGGCGGTGCTGGCCACCTGCCGCAAGAACAACTGCCGCGATGGCTACATTCGGCTGGTGGTGACACGCGGGGTGGGAACGCTGGGCTTGAATCCCAACCGCTGCAAGCGGCCGTCGGTCATCATCATTGCGGGCAAAATCCAACTGTATCCACCTGAATTGTACGAAGAAGGCATGGCGATTGTGACGGTGCCAACCACGCGCAACCTGGTGAATGCGGTGAATCCAGCCATCAAGTCGCTGAATTATCTGAACAACATTCTGGCCAAAATTGAAGCGAACAATGCGGGGGTCGAGGAAGCCATCATGTTGAATCAGGAGGGGTTCGTGGCGGAGTGCACGGGCGACAATATATTCATCGTGCGCCAGGGGCATTTGTACACGCCGCCCCTTTCAGCGGGCGCCTTGTACGGCATCACGCGCAACACGGTGCTGGATCTGGCTCGGGAGCGCGGGCTGCCCACTTCCGAGATCAACTTGACCCGGTATGATTTGTACATTGCGGATGAATGTTTCCTGACGGGCACGGGAGCGGAGATCATTCCGGTGACCCGCATTGATGGGCGCGTGATTGGCCAGGGCAAACCGGGGCCGGTGACGCGCGATCTCATTCAACGGTATCATGCCCTGACGCGGGTGTCGGGGGAACCCATCTAG
- a CDS encoding TIGR01777 family oxidoreductase produces MRIILTGASGFIGGAARKALREAGHEIIPLVRRAPGEGEAAWDPEQGKLDPRVFEGVDAVVHLAGHNAASQNRWTEAHKARIINSRVQGTRLIAERMAAASSRPRVLVCASATGYYGHRGDEWLEESSPPGKGFLAGGCQAWEAAADAARAAGIRVVHLRIGVVLGANGGALAQMLPWFRWGLGGRLGSGKQWWSWITLEEVARVIGFALENSALQGPVNTVSPQPVTNAEFTLVLARTLRRPAWAPAPAFFLRALYGEMADELLLASARVRPAALQRAGYIFQAPELAGALAGILGRHA; encoded by the coding sequence ATGAGGATTATTCTTACTGGAGCCAGCGGGTTCATCGGAGGGGCGGCACGAAAAGCCCTCCGCGAAGCAGGACACGAAATTATTCCCCTTGTGCGGCGTGCCCCCGGGGAAGGGGAGGCGGCATGGGACCCAGAACAAGGCAAGTTGGACCCCCGAGTATTCGAGGGGGTGGACGCCGTAGTGCATTTGGCCGGACATAATGCGGCCAGCCAAAATCGGTGGACAGAGGCTCATAAGGCCCGGATTATTAACAGCCGGGTTCAGGGGACACGGTTAATCGCCGAAAGAATGGCGGCGGCAAGCTCTCGTCCCCGGGTGTTGGTGTGTGCGTCCGCCACGGGTTACTACGGACATCGGGGGGATGAATGGCTGGAGGAAAGCTCCCCTCCGGGCAAGGGTTTTCTGGCCGGGGGCTGTCAGGCTTGGGAAGCCGCGGCGGACGCGGCCCGAGCGGCTGGTATTCGCGTGGTGCATTTGCGGATTGGAGTGGTCTTGGGGGCGAATGGTGGCGCCCTGGCGCAAATGTTGCCCTGGTTTCGGTGGGGACTGGGCGGCCGGTTGGGAAGTGGCAAGCAATGGTGGAGCTGGATAACACTGGAGGAAGTGGCCCGCGTCATTGGTTTCGCCTTGGAAAACTCCGCGCTTCAAGGTCCGGTCAACACCGTTTCACCTCAGCCGGTGACCAATGCGGAGTTCACCCTTGTTTTGGCCAGAACGCTGCGGCGTCCGGCCTGGGCGCCCGCGCCAGCGTTTTTCCTGCGGGCCTTGTACGGGGAGATGGCCGATGAATTACTCCTGGCCAGCGCGCGCGTGCGGCCGGCGGCCTTGCAACGGGCAGGTTATATCTTTCAGGCGCCAGAGCTGGCGGGGGCGCTGGCAGGCATTCTAGGCAGGCACGCTTGA
- a CDS encoding UvrB/UvrC motif-containing protein yields the protein MQKLDLCEDCAREHKVDAPTNFKLADMLLGLGAADEVGEAASTELVCPQCGYTQAHFKKLGRMGCAACYQVFGPALEDMLRTMHRGVRHVGKVPRRLQGPAQPPVDVTEQIRQLNERLERAVAQEDYELAAQLRDEIKSLKAKAGGRKVKE from the coding sequence ATGCAAAAGCTGGACCTGTGCGAGGATTGCGCCAGGGAGCACAAGGTGGATGCGCCCACCAATTTCAAGCTGGCGGACATGCTGTTGGGTTTGGGGGCGGCCGATGAGGTGGGGGAGGCGGCAAGCACCGAGCTGGTGTGTCCGCAATGTGGTTATACGCAGGCTCATTTCAAGAAGCTGGGACGCATGGGATGTGCCGCGTGTTATCAGGTTTTCGGCCCCGCGCTGGAGGACATGTTGCGCACGATGCACCGCGGCGTGCGCCACGTGGGCAAGGTGCCCCGGCGTTTGCAGGGGCCAGCCCAGCCGCCGGTGGATGTTACGGAGCAAATTCGGCAGCTTAACGAACGGCTGGAAAGGGCCGTGGCGCAGGAGGATTACGAGCTGGCCGCGCAGTTGCGGGACGAAATCAAGAGCCTGAAGGCCAAAGCAGGGGGGCGCAAGGTCAAGGAATGA